A stretch of DNA from Tepidimicrobium xylanilyticum:
GGAGGAACATTAAGACGAGGTTGGACTGCCGGTAAAGATATGGATTCATACGAATATATCTATAACCATACAAAAGTAGTCAGAAAAGGCAGAGTGTATCAAATCATTATTGAAAACCCTGTAAAATATGCTAGTTATGTTGAATATGGCCATAGGCAAAATGTAGGACAGTATGTTCCAGCAATAGGGAAAAGGCTTAAAAAACCATTTGTTGAAGGTGAGTTTATGATGACTGTATCAGTTGATGAAATGCAAAAAGAATTACCAAGTCTATTAGAAAAGAAATTAAAAGATTTTCTAGAGGAGTATTTCAAATGAAAGATGAAGTCAGAAAAGCTATATCAAGAAAAATCAATAGCTTTAGAGATAAAGACACAAAGATATATAGCGAAACTATAGAGCAAGGTTTTCAAGAGCCTTGTTTTTTTGTTAAAGAAGTCAATACAAGCCATGAACGAGAATTAGGTAATAGATATAAAAGGGACCATCTATACGATATACATTATTTCCCTAACCCAAATAGTCCTACTAAAAATGCAGATATGAGAGCTATGGCAGAAGTTTTATATGAACAGATGGAGTATATAGAAGTGGCAGGAAGGGCACTTAGGGGCTATGACATGAATCACAGAATAGCAGATGGTGTATTGCATTTCTTTGTAAGGTACCCAATATTTGTAAGGAAGGAAATAGATCCGATACCAAAGATGGAGAATTTAGAGATTGAAGGAGGTTTAAAGGATGATAAGTAAGGAAGAAAAAAATGTGGAATTAACAACAAATATTAAGGTAAAGAATATTAAAGAGTTTGAAGAGCATATTGATAAAGCACAATCTTTACTTGAAGAATTAAAAATAGAATTAAATAATATTCATGATTTTAAATTTCACATTGAAAATAATTAAAATGGGTGCCTCTAGGCTAATCTTTATTTAAATAGTTCTTTCTCAATCCATAATTCAGTCGCTTTATCTAACATGTCTTGCCATGATGAGAATGTTGTAACGGATTTAATATGTGAATCAAAGATGTCGTCGGGTATTGCTAAAAAGTCTTCTTCAGAATTTACTATAAAGTTGCCAGCTTTTAGCAATTCATCAAAAGAAGAAAATTTTGTGTATTTTTCCATAAAGGATTTAGTAAATAATTCTTCAAAAGAGATTTTATGTTCACCATGGAGTCTTTTTGCATTTTTAGATAACTTTTTTAATTCTTTACTTAATTCATCAAAGCCTTCAATCTTAAACATAATAAACCTCCTATAAGAGGCACCCATTTAATTAAAATTATATCACATTGGAAAGGAGTGCTATAATAATGAAAGAAAAAGTAACAAAGAAAACTGAAAATAGATTTACTAAACAACAAGTCCTTGCAAGTAAGAAATTAAGTTACAGCAAGGACTTAATTAATGCTATTTTGGAGGATGGCAAGACTTATACCCTTAAAGAAGTTGAGACAAAAGTTAATGAGTATCTAAAAAGGAAGGTGAATTAAGCATGGCTTTAGGTGGAGGTACATTCACAGTCCCAAACAAGATTCTACCCGGGGCGTATATAAATTTTGTGTCAGTCGCTAGGGCGTTAGGCAGCTTGGGAGAAAGAGGGATAGTCGCTATGCCTTTAGAGATGGACTGGGGAGCAGAGAATGAAGTTATAACTATAGATGCAGGAGAATTCCAGAAAGAAGCTTTAAACATATTAGGGTATAGTTTTGCAGATGAAAAGATGAAGCCCTTGAGAGAAGTGTTTAAAGGTGCTAGTATGGTTAAGCTATACAGAATTAATACTGGAGGAACAAAAGCTACTGCTACAGTTGGAGGACTAACTGTAACTGCTAAATTCTCCGGTGTTAGAGGAAACGATATAAAAATTGTAGTACAAGCCAATATTGATGATGAAACAAGCTTTGATGTAATTACTTATCTAGGAACAACTAAAGTAGATACTCAAACAGTTAGTGCTGTAACGGAGTTACAAGATAATAATTTTGTAACATTTGCTAAAGAAGGCACTCTAGAAGCAACTGCTGGTGTACCGCTGACAGGTGGAGAAAATGGAGCTGCTACAGGGGAAAGCTATAGTGCTTTCTTAGACAAAATAGAAGCAGAAGATTTTACTACTCTGCTATATGCTGGAGAAGATGAAGTAACTAAATCATTATTTGACAGCTTTACAAAGCGTTTAAGAGATGATGAAGGGGTTAAGATAACTACAGTATTGTTTGACTATGCAAAGGCTGATTACGAAGGCGTAATAAGTGTTAAAAACAATCCAGAGCTTGTCTATTGGGTAGCAGGACAAACAGCAGGGGCGGCAGTAAATGAATCTCTTACAAACAAGGTTTATGACGGAGAATATGAGGTAAACACTAAATTTAAGAAAAGAGAGTTTGAACAGGCTATCCAAAATGGAGAATTTGCCTTCTACCAAGATGGTAATGATGTAAGAGTATTGAAGGATATTAATACATTTACTAATTTTACACCAGAGAAAAATCAAGATTTCTCTAGCAATAGAGTGATAAGGGTACTAGACCAAATAGCAAATGATACAGCTAGAATATTTAGTGATTACTACCTTGGTAAAGTTACTAATGATGATATAGGCAGAGAGTTATTTAAGAATGAATTAGTAAATTATCATGAACAATTGCTTAATATTAGAGCAATAGAGAATTTTAGCCAAGAAGACATTATCGTCCTTCCAGGGCTACAAAAGCAAGATGTAATCGTGAATGAAGTAGTACAGCCCACCGACTCAATGGAAAAATTATATATGTCAATTGAGGTTAGATAGAAAGGAGAGGATTATATGCCTTTTATGAGAGGAGAAGACGCCATTAGTGGTAAACTAGCGAAAGCTTATGCCACTATAGACGGAGAAGTACATGAGATGTTATATTTGAAAAACCTTGAAGCAACAGTAGAAAAAACGAAAGTAGAAGTACCGGTATTAGGGAAGACTGGCGTACAACATAAAGCAGGCGGTTGGAATGGTACAGGCACAGCCACTATATATTATGCTACCAGTAAATTTAGGGAATTGATGCTAGAATATATCAAAACTGGCAGAGATATATACTTTGATATTTTAGTGGAGAATGAGGACCCGACTAGTAGTATAGGGAAACAAACAGTCATATTAAAAGGAGTAAACCTTGATAGTGTAGTAATGGCTAAGGTAGATGTAGAAACTGAAACACTAGACGAAGAAATAAGCTTTACATTTAATGATATAGATATGCCAAACAAATTTAGACCATTAGGGTAGGAGGGATTAGATGAGCAATTTAAGTGCCTTTCTAGCACAAAACGCTATTAAAATAGAAAATGAAAAACATGTTATATCAGATAGATTCTTAGACGAAAACGGAAACCCGATACCATGGGAGATTAGGGCTTTGAGTGAAGCCGAAAACAAAGCAATCAGAAGAGCTTGTACTAAAAAAATCAAAGACAGAGGAATAGTAACTACTAATACAGACTACGACGAGTATATGGCTAAACTAATAGTTGAATGTGTTGTGTTTCCAAACCTAAAAGACAAAGAACTTCAAGAATCCTATGGAGTGGTAGGAGCTGAAAACTTAGTTAGGACTATGTTAACAAGTGGAGAATATGCTAAATTACTTGAAATAGTACAAGAGGTTAATGGCTTTGATGTTGGTATGGAAGAATTGGTTGAAGAAGCAAAAAACTAATAATAGAAGGGGATAGTGAGGCTAATTATGCCTACTATGCCCTTCATAAGCTTAATATTAAGCCTAGAGAATTTGTTGAAATGGATAGGTATGAGAAAGCCTTTATTATGGCTGCTATAGATTTAAGAATAGAAAAAGAGAAATTGGAAGCTGCAAAAATAAAGAAATAATTGGAAAATTCCCTCATAATCTGATATGATAATAATAAGACATTAGGTTTTGGGGGAGGGGATTTGATGAGAATATTACGAAAAGCAATTGGAGTAATATTTGGGTTAATTTCTCTATTTTTTATTTTAGCCATATTTGTTAACGAGATAGATTTTGGTTCAGACTATGGACTTGTACTAATATTTTTAAGCATTGCAGCATTATTTGGTTATTTATCTTATCGAAGTTTCTCTAAAAATAAAAGAAGCCACAAAGAGATTGATCCTATGCAAGAAATATTAGAAAATACAAGCTTAACAGAAGAAACATTAGAAGAATTAAAAAATGGAACTCTACCAGTAGTGTATACTGATAAATTGATATTACAACCTGATGAAGTATGTCATTATTATACCAATGCAACCAGATTAATAACTAAAAACAGAGTAATAGGCTATAGTGGTGGTTCTGGTGGAGCAAGTTTTAGAATAGCAAAAGGTGTTACTTTAAGGACAGGAAGTTACAAAGGTACACCGATAAGAGGAGATGTTACAGAAGAATCTCCTGGACAATTATTTATTACAAATAAACGTCTTATATTTGTAGCTCCAAAAAATAATTTCCAAACATCATTAGACAAGATAACTGCAATAGAATTGTATAGAGATGGCATAAGCTTACAAGACAATAAGAGTAATTATGCTATGCTACTTGTAGCACCAGAATATCCCTATACTATAATTAAAAGTTTAGCAGAACAAGCATCCTAAATGGATGCTTTTTATTATGCCATAAAGGTGGTGAGCATATGGCAAGTATAAGAACTAGTTTAAATTTAATAGACAATATGAGCAGGGTTTTAGACAGAGTAACAGGTAAAACTGATAAAATGAAAAGAAGCATTGATAGAGCTCAAAATGTAATGAGCAAAGAAACAAGAATAGCATATACATTAGATTCAGCTGGAAGGGCACAGGCAAGATTAGCCGGCGCAACAGATAGAGCAACTAAAAGGCTTGAACAGCAAGATAATCAAATGAAGAGGAACTCAAATAGCACTGATATACTTAGCAGCAAATTAAATAAATTAATGTTAACATTAGGGACAGCATTTAGTGCCAAAAAAATAATAGCATTATCTGATCAAATGACTGCTACAAAAGCGAGACTTGATCTCATGAATGATGGCCTGCAAACTACAGCAGAGCTGCAAAATAAAATATTCCAGTCTGCACAAAGAGCAAGAGGCTCTTATCAAACTACAGCTGATGCAGTAGCGAAAATGGGAATATTGGCACGAGATGCGTTTGCTAGTAATGATGAAGTAATAGCTTTTGTAGAGCAATTAAACAAACACTTTACAATTGCAGGTACTTCTGCACAAGGAATTGATGCAGCCATGCTACAAATCACCCAAGCTATGGGGCAAGGTGTCCTTAGAGGTGAGGAGCTTAACAGTGTATTTGAACAAGCACCAACGATAATTCAATCCATTGCTAAGTATTTAGACGTACCTATAGGCCAGATAAGATCTATGGCACAAGAAGGGTTAATAACAGCAGATGTAGTTAAACAGGCCATGTTTGCAACAGCAGATGAAACAAATGCTAAATTCGCACAAATGCCTATGACATTTGCACAAGTAGCAACAATAATAGGCAATACCTTATTACAAACATTTGAACCAGTGTTACAGGTAATAGGTAGAGGGGCCCAATGGATTTATGATAACTGGTCTACATTGGAACCTATATTTTGGGGGCTTGCAGCAGCAGTTGGAGCTTATGCAGTTGGGACATGGGTAGCTAAAATAGCACAAGATGGATTAAATTTTGCTATGCTGAAAAGTCCAACTTTTCTAGTTGCTGCAGGAATTGGAATTTTAGTAGGTGTAATCTATAAGTGGATACAATCTGTAGGTGGGATTAGAATAGCGTGGATGATAACAGTAGATAAAGTCTTAACTGGTTGGGATAGGATTAA
This window harbors:
- a CDS encoding HK97 gp10 family phage protein is translated as EEEVQKFHEDTIKEIAARTLAKIIARTPVGQYPPDSGKVGGTLRRGWTAGKDMDSYEYIYNHTKVVRKGRVYQIIIENPVKYASYVEYGHRQNVGQYVPAIGKRLKKPFVEGEFMMTVSVDEMQKELPSLLEKKLKDFLEEYFK
- a CDS encoding phage tail terminator family protein; translation: MKDEVRKAISRKINSFRDKDTKIYSETIEQGFQEPCFFVKEVNTSHERELGNRYKRDHLYDIHYFPNPNSPTKNADMRAMAEVLYEQMEYIEVAGRALRGYDMNHRIADGVLHFFVRYPIFVRKEIDPIPKMENLEIEGGLKDDK
- a CDS encoding phage tail sheath family protein; this translates as MALGGGTFTVPNKILPGAYINFVSVARALGSLGERGIVAMPLEMDWGAENEVITIDAGEFQKEALNILGYSFADEKMKPLREVFKGASMVKLYRINTGGTKATATVGGLTVTAKFSGVRGNDIKIVVQANIDDETSFDVITYLGTTKVDTQTVSAVTELQDNNFVTFAKEGTLEATAGVPLTGGENGAATGESYSAFLDKIEAEDFTTLLYAGEDEVTKSLFDSFTKRLRDDEGVKITTVLFDYAKADYEGVISVKNNPELVYWVAGQTAGAAVNESLTNKVYDGEYEVNTKFKKREFEQAIQNGEFAFYQDGNDVRVLKDINTFTNFTPEKNQDFSSNRVIRVLDQIANDTARIFSDYYLGKVTNDDIGRELFKNELVNYHEQLLNIRAIENFSQEDIIVLPGLQKQDVIVNEVVQPTDSMEKLYMSIEVR
- a CDS encoding phage tail tube protein — encoded protein: MPFMRGEDAISGKLAKAYATIDGEVHEMLYLKNLEATVEKTKVEVPVLGKTGVQHKAGGWNGTGTATIYYATSKFRELMLEYIKTGRDIYFDILVENEDPTSSIGKQTVILKGVNLDSVVMAKVDVETETLDEEISFTFNDIDMPNKFRPLG
- a CDS encoding phage tail assembly chaperone, yielding MSNLSAFLAQNAIKIENEKHVISDRFLDENGNPIPWEIRALSEAENKAIRRACTKKIKDRGIVTTNTDYDEYMAKLIVECVVFPNLKDKELQESYGVVGAENLVRTMLTSGEYAKLLEIVQEVNGFDVGMEELVEEAKN
- a CDS encoding tape measure protein: MASIRTSLNLIDNMSRVLDRVTGKTDKMKRSIDRAQNVMSKETRIAYTLDSAGRAQARLAGATDRATKRLEQQDNQMKRNSNSTDILSSKLNKLMLTLGTAFSAKKIIALSDQMTATKARLDLMNDGLQTTAELQNKIFQSAQRARGSYQTTADAVAKMGILARDAFASNDEVIAFVEQLNKHFTIAGTSAQGIDAAMLQITQAMGQGVLRGEELNSVFEQAPTIIQSIAKYLDVPIGQIRSMAQEGLITADVVKQAMFATADETNAKFAQMPMTFAQVATIIGNTLLQTFEPVLQVIGRGAQWIYDNWSTLEPIFWGLAAAVGAYAVGTWVAKIAQDGLNFAMLKSPTFLVAAGIGILVGVIYKWIQSVGGIRIAWMITVDKVLTGWDRIKIGFMTGVYAVLDIVGKMKVETLKLLQSMVNRAIDIINSFIKAINKIPGVAVKTIDKLTFATTAEVEYEAKVAERNLALSQMRADALSARAKRQMEIGAAQRELAARQAAQNDWLKGILGDGVAKDIGKIADNTGAIKDSIDISQEDLKWLRDLAEQEAINRFTTATLAPQISIEFGDVRETADIDGIIGRLEEILTEEINIAAEGVHS